The following are from one region of the Cloacibacterium sp. TD35 genome:
- the menA gene encoding 1,4-dihydroxy-2-naphthoate octaprenyltransferase — protein MIDWIKAARLRTLPLSVSGIIMGSFIARWKLLEQGKTWDWTIFALALLVTLLYQVLSNFANDYGDGVKGTDQNRIGEAEQRAVASGKISAKQMRNAMFLFAFLSLVATLVLLYKAFFPNFINEFYTFIGLGVACILAAIGYTVGKKPYGYLGLGDIMVFIFFGLVSVCGSYFLFTKTFDWDMLLPASAIGLLSAAVLNLNNMRDIENDEKSGKKTLALRLGFKNAMIYEMVILMLPPILVLIYMFLEGLEEQGKYYAFIFFITVFPLTALRRKMMEVKEPKELDPFLKQVGIITLLMSILVAFGLNYFR, from the coding sequence ATGATTGATTGGATAAAAGCAGCTCGACTGCGTACTTTGCCGCTTTCGGTGAGCGGAATTATTATGGGTTCTTTCATTGCAAGATGGAAACTTTTAGAACAAGGAAAAACTTGGGATTGGACTATTTTTGCTTTGGCACTTTTGGTGACTTTGCTCTATCAGGTTTTATCAAATTTTGCCAATGATTATGGAGATGGTGTAAAAGGAACCGACCAAAATAGAATAGGAGAGGCAGAACAACGTGCGGTAGCATCTGGTAAAATTTCGGCAAAGCAAATGAGAAACGCTATGTTTTTGTTTGCCTTTTTATCATTGGTGGCTACTTTAGTTTTGTTGTACAAAGCATTTTTTCCTAATTTTATTAATGAATTTTACACTTTTATAGGACTAGGAGTTGCGTGTATTTTGGCGGCAATTGGTTACACTGTTGGTAAAAAACCTTATGGATACCTCGGTTTAGGAGATATTATGGTTTTTATCTTTTTCGGGCTGGTTTCTGTGTGCGGAAGTTATTTTCTGTTCACTAAAACTTTTGATTGGGATATGCTTTTACCAGCTTCTGCAATAGGTTTGCTGAGTGCTGCCGTTCTTAATCTCAACAATATGAGAGACATTGAAAATGACGAAAAATCAGGCAAAAAAACGCTTGCATTAAGATTAGGTTTTAAAAATGCTATGATTTATGAAATGGTCATTTTAATGCTTCCACCGATTTTGGTTTTGATTTATATGTTTCTTGAAGGTTTAGAAGAACAAGGAAAATATTACGCTTTTATTTTCTTCATTACCGTATTTCCTTTGACCGCTTTGCGCAGAAAAATGATGGAAGTAAAAGAGCCAAAAGAATTAGACCCATTCTTAAAACAAGTGGGAATCATTACTTTATTGATGAGTATTTTAGTAGCTTTTGGATTGAATTATTTTAGATAA